One segment of Mycoplasma sp. E35C DNA contains the following:
- a CDS encoding zinc-binding dehydrogenase: MKSVSNLPKTMKALAFFEKGNIKIVEKELPKIGPNDALIKVSTTTICGTDIHIWKGEYPVAKGLTLGHEAVGTLVAFGDEVKGYELNERVLAGAITPSGHSAACQGGQSSQDGENEKYGYKLTAGWKFGNMMDGCQAEYILVKDAMYNLARIPSNLTDEQVLMCPDIMSTGFSGAENARIKIGDFVGVIAQGPIGLCATNGARLLGASKIIAIDGNDSRLEMAKQMGATHTINFTKEDVKKRVAEITDGRMLDSAIECLGKQATFAQAMELIRPGGTVSSLGVYSDDIKIPLSTIGAGLNDGVIAFSLCPGGKERMRRLMEIIETKRVDLTKLVTHTMPFDKIVEAYSFFANQEDGVLKIAIKF, from the coding sequence ATGAAATCAGTAAGTAATTTACCTAAAACAATGAAGGCATTAGCTTTCTTTGAAAAAGGTAACATTAAAATTGTTGAAAAAGAATTACCTAAGATTGGTCCAAACGATGCTTTAATTAAAGTATCTACAACAACAATCTGTGGAACAGATATCCACATTTGAAAAGGTGAATATCCTGTTGCTAAAGGTTTAACATTAGGTCACGAAGCTGTTGGAACATTAGTTGCTTTTGGTGATGAAGTTAAAGGTTATGAATTAAATGAAAGAGTGTTAGCTGGTGCGATTACTCCAAGTGGTCACTCTGCTGCTTGTCAAGGTGGACAATCTTCACAAGATGGTGAAAATGAAAAATACGGTTACAAATTAACAGCTGGATGAAAATTTGGTAACATGATGGACGGATGTCAAGCTGAATACATTTTAGTTAAAGACGCAATGTATAACTTAGCTAGAATTCCTTCTAACTTAACAGACGAACAAGTATTAATGTGTCCAGACATTATGTCAACTGGTTTTTCTGGTGCTGAAAATGCAAGAATTAAAATCGGTGACTTCGTTGGGGTAATTGCTCAAGGTCCAATTGGTCTATGTGCTACTAACGGTGCTAGATTACTAGGTGCTTCTAAGATTATTGCAATCGATGGAAACGACAGCCGTCTAGAAATGGCTAAACAAATGGGTGCTACTCACACTATTAACTTCACTAAAGAAGATGTTAAGAAACGTGTTGCTGAAATTACTGATGGTAGAATGTTAGACTCTGCTATTGAATGTTTAGGTAAACAAGCTACATTCGCACAAGCTATGGAATTAATCAGACCAGGTGGAACTGTTTCTTCATTAGGTGTTTATAGTGATGATATTAAAATTCCTTTATCAACAATCGGTGCTGGTCTAAACGACGGTGTGATTGCGTTCTCTCTATGTCCTGGTGGAAAAGAAAGAATGAGAAGATTAATGGAAATTATTGAAACTAAACGTGTTGATTTAACTAAATTAGTAACTCACACAATGCCATTTGATAAGATCGTTGAAGCTTACAGCTTCTTTGCTAACCAAGAAGATGGCGTATTAAAAATTGCTATTAAATTCTAA
- the cdaM gene encoding diadenylate cyclase CdaM, with amino-acid sequence MNSVLLILILVAFLIIMVVILIQFTIFIFSKKAENDSLFKSIKKIFKKKDDQRTINDFYDNLSSSLLKLSADKIGGIIAIEREDNLDYYINVGYKIVGDFSPEFIISVFYNKKSPLHDGGIIIRDMKLTSISSYFPMTRQLLDVSYGARHRAGVGLSEKTDAIVFIVSETNGKISVAQKGRIKRLSNNPERLFDEVVKLLEDKKNRD; translated from the coding sequence ATGAATTCTGTCCTGCTGATCTTAATCCTTGTTGCTTTTTTAATCATAATGGTTGTAATATTGATCCAATTTACAATCTTTATCTTTTCTAAAAAAGCTGAAAATGATTCACTTTTTAAATCAATTAAAAAGATCTTTAAAAAGAAAGATGATCAGCGAACGATTAATGATTTTTATGATAATTTAAGCAGTTCGTTGCTTAAATTATCAGCTGACAAGATTGGTGGCATTATTGCGATTGAACGAGAAGACAATCTGGATTATTACATCAATGTTGGTTATAAGATTGTTGGTGATTTTTCACCTGAGTTCATTATTTCGGTCTTCTATAATAAGAAATCACCGCTGCACGATGGTGGCATCATTATCCGTGATATGAAATTAACATCAATATCAAGTTATTTCCCAATGACCAGACAATTATTAGATGTTTCATACGGTGCTAGACACCGTGCTGGTGTAGGGTTGAGTGAAAAAACTGATGCGATTGTGTTTATTGTTAGTGAAACAAATGGAAAAATTTCTGTAGCTCAAAAAGGTCGAATTAAACGGCTATCAAATAACCCAGAACGGCTATTTGATGAAGTAGTAAAGCTATTAGAAGATAAGAAAAATCGTGATTAG
- the rnr gene encoding ribonuclease R produces MNDKKQTIVSDILEIVKLENKKPIPPGIIVKKLNHKHSKSAIYKEIDELLLRGELKKLNNNKVVLGYQNSAPDLTNIMVGRLSMGSNGNGFIKIDGDELSKYYVHNINLNNALNNDVVEFAPLSVQNENYRHELIDACVLNIKQRNRTQYVGTYQDTGHEYLILPDDPKIIYKVLLDKHYAELNEHDRILFEIIKVENQTIYAKLIQKIGSKEDIGIDIDAIAYNHLIEFGFNQDALNEAKSLKYELDDHQKNIRKDLRDLEFITIDPASALDLDDAVYVKKLDDGNYNLKVAIADVCHYVKFNGPLDRSARNKATSVYLANKVIPMLPEELSNDLCSLNQGVDKFAVVGDLVIDGTGKMVNYEYYPAIINVHKRFSYEIVNEYFKATNDLNDVEPKIRTMLDDAKVLAKILRQMKIKRGYLAFDVDEIAIELDDKFEPINIVKKPHGEAQEMIEDFMVAANEAVCLFAADHKLDFIYRIHPKPPLHKLNNFSVAAKILGFEISGDLSNIKSTDIQSWLIKNQDNKAIKLINKLLLRSMNKANYSPENLQHFSLASRNYTHFTSPIRRYADNIVHRILWMNIFDRQAYTDEQRNELKTELYNWCEFINKKELNALDCERDVNAFLSVKYMSRFKNQYFKQVTISTITNFGMFVELDNGIEGLVRLNNIHGDFYKYDPNTDTLVGKKNNKRYQISEKVDVKLLSTDNRLRRIDFEIEEDKNIK; encoded by the coding sequence ATGAACGATAAAAAACAAACCATAGTTAGTGATATCTTAGAAATTGTAAAGTTAGAAAACAAAAAACCAATTCCACCAGGTATCATTGTTAAAAAACTAAACCATAAGCACTCAAAATCTGCAATTTATAAAGAAATTGATGAGTTATTACTAAGGGGCGAACTAAAAAAACTTAATAACAACAAAGTGGTATTAGGTTATCAAAACTCAGCACCAGATCTAACCAACATTATGGTCGGAAGACTATCAATGGGTAGTAATGGTAATGGGTTTATTAAGATTGATGGTGATGAGCTATCAAAATATTATGTTCATAATATCAATCTAAATAATGCATTAAATAATGACGTTGTTGAATTTGCACCATTAAGCGTTCAAAATGAAAACTACCGTCATGAACTGATTGATGCTTGTGTTTTAAACATCAAACAACGCAATCGCACACAATATGTTGGAACTTACCAAGATACTGGTCATGAATATTTAATCTTACCAGATGATCCTAAGATCATTTATAAGGTTTTATTAGATAAGCATTATGCTGAACTAAATGAACATGATCGCATTTTGTTTGAAATCATTAAGGTTGAAAACCAAACCATTTATGCTAAATTAATTCAAAAGATTGGTTCAAAAGAAGATATTGGTATTGATATTGATGCCATTGCTTATAACCATTTAATTGAATTTGGTTTTAATCAAGATGCCCTAAATGAAGCTAAGAGCTTAAAATACGAATTAGATGATCACCAAAAAAATATTCGTAAAGATTTAAGAGATCTAGAATTCATTACAATCGACCCAGCATCAGCCCTAGATTTAGACGATGCAGTTTATGTAAAAAAACTAGATGATGGTAATTACAATCTAAAAGTTGCGATTGCTGATGTTTGTCACTATGTTAAATTTAACGGTCCACTTGATCGTTCAGCAAGAAATAAAGCGACATCAGTATATTTAGCCAACAAAGTAATTCCGATGTTACCAGAAGAATTATCAAATGATTTATGTTCATTAAATCAAGGTGTTGATAAGTTTGCTGTTGTTGGTGATTTAGTGATTGATGGCACTGGTAAGATGGTTAATTATGAATACTACCCAGCAATCATTAATGTTCATAAACGTTTTAGTTATGAAATTGTTAATGAATATTTCAAAGCTACAAACGATCTAAATGATGTTGAACCTAAAATCAGAACAATGCTGGATGATGCTAAGGTTTTAGCTAAAATCTTACGCCAAATGAAGATCAAACGTGGTTATTTAGCATTTGATGTTGATGAAATTGCCATCGAACTAGATGATAAGTTTGAACCAATCAACATTGTTAAAAAACCTCACGGTGAAGCACAAGAAATGATTGAAGACTTCATGGTTGCAGCTAACGAAGCAGTATGTTTATTTGCCGCTGATCATAAATTAGATTTTATTTATCGCATTCACCCAAAACCACCACTACATAAATTAAACAATTTCAGTGTAGCAGCTAAAATTCTTGGTTTTGAAATCTCAGGTGATTTAAGTAATATTAAATCAACTGACATCCAATCTTGATTAATTAAAAACCAAGATAATAAAGCAATTAAATTAATCAACAAGTTGTTATTACGTTCAATGAATAAGGCTAATTATTCACCTGAAAACTTACAACACTTCTCATTAGCTTCACGTAACTATACGCACTTCACTTCACCAATTAGAAGATATGCTGATAATATCGTGCACCGTATTTTGTGAATGAATATCTTTGATAGACAAGCATATACAGACGAACAACGCAACGAATTAAAAACTGAATTGTATAACTGATGTGAATTTATTAATAAGAAAGAACTTAACGCACTTGATTGTGAACGTGATGTTAATGCCTTCTTATCAGTTAAATACATGTCACGCTTTAAGAATCAATACTTTAAGCAAGTAACCATTAGCACGATTACTAATTTCGGAATGTTTGTTGAATTAGATAACGGAATTGAAGGTTTAGTTCGCTTAAATAATATCCATGGTGATTTTTATAAATATGACCCTAATACTGACACATTAGTTGGTAAAAAGAATAACAAGCGTTATCAGATTTCAGAAAAAGTTGATGTTAAACTTTTATCAACTGATAACCGCTTACGTCGTATTGATTTTGAAATCGAAGAAGATAAAAATATAAAATAG
- the secG gene encoding preprotein translocase subunit SecG — MSATEIVMFVLAIVALLIGLGLSNSGTTGGLASLSGQDLEIFKKTKDRGIIKILQIAMFILMLIFLIIGLIYHFVIK, encoded by the coding sequence ATGAGTGCTACTGAAATTGTCATGTTCGTATTAGCCATCGTTGCTCTATTAATCGGGTTAGGTTTATCTAACTCAGGAACAACAGGGGGCTTAGCTTCATTATCTGGACAAGATTTAGAAATCTTCAAAAAAACCAAAGACCGTGGGATCATTAAGATTCTGCAAATCGCGATGTTTATTCTGATGTTGATTTTTTTAATCATCGGATTAATTTATCACTTCGTGATCAAATAA
- the whiA gene encoding DNA-binding protein WhiA, whose product MLTFSQEVKNEICNQTLDKKSAKFFLNGIIFNKLTHSFDSYQSYVSQHPRTIIFLKKILILLDQELQNQIQHNRSENRLKKQDYELTFKLDQQLLNINADQLDETNMRAFFGGLFLSVGNLASPKSKNQHLELVFNEQHKALLINNLLIQNNFDQFKLTSRKNKYVLYVKKIQVILDFLAFINAFSCRFEYEDINMKRKIIKQAYSSNNLDIANLTKTINLNEKLKPMINAIIADQCFNHQTEIFKIYCYLKLDHPDASLNELSKLLQTKGYLITRTGLAHYNKKIKQLYNQIKK is encoded by the coding sequence ATGTTGACTTTCAGTCAAGAAGTTAAGAACGAAATTTGTAACCAAACACTAGATAAAAAAAGTGCAAAATTCTTTTTAAACGGAATTATTTTTAACAAACTAACACATAGCTTTGATTCTTATCAAAGCTATGTTTCACAACACCCAAGAACGATCATTTTTTTAAAAAAAATCTTAATCTTATTAGATCAAGAATTACAAAACCAAATTCAACATAATCGTTCAGAAAACCGTTTAAAAAAACAAGATTATGAACTAACATTTAAATTAGATCAACAGTTATTAAATATCAATGCTGATCAATTAGATGAAACTAATATGCGTGCTTTTTTTGGTGGACTGTTTTTAAGTGTGGGTAATTTAGCTTCACCAAAATCTAAAAACCAACATTTAGAATTGGTCTTTAATGAACAACATAAAGCGTTGTTAATTAATAATTTATTGATCCAAAATAATTTTGATCAATTCAAACTAACATCAAGAAAAAATAAATATGTTTTGTATGTTAAAAAAATTCAGGTAATCTTGGATTTTTTAGCATTCATTAATGCGTTTTCTTGTCGTTTTGAATACGAAGATATCAACATGAAACGCAAGATAATCAAACAAGCATATTCAAGTAATAATCTTGATATTGCCAACTTAACTAAAACAATAAATCTTAATGAAAAATTAAAACCCATGATCAATGCAATCATTGCTGATCAATGTTTTAATCACCAAACTGAAATCTTTAAAATCTATTGTTATCTTAAACTTGATCACCCTGATGCTTCACTAAATGAATTAAGTAAATTACTACAAACCAAAGGGTATTTAATTACAAGAACAGGGTTGGCTCACTATAATAAAAAGATAAAACAACTATACAATCAAATTAAAAAATAA
- the trxB gene encoding thioredoxin-disulfide reductase, whose translation MSYRVDAKNDLFDLVIIGSGPAGITAGIYAKRANINVCVVEGSAPGGKILKTGFIDNYPGFESIKGPDLAVNMFSHLNSLSVPFFYSKVSTVEKQDGYFLTYLEDGKTLISKTVIVATGTTEKRLGIEGDEKYESKGISYCAICDGPLYKSRDVAVVGGGNGAIEEAMYLSGFCNKVYVIHRRDEFRADSIAVEKLKEKANVEFILSSVVDSYIGDKTLTGLKVKSLKTNDVSEIKIDCLFPYIGANPNASFLKPLNVLNDEGYIVVDNSMKTSVEGLFGAGDCVQKKIRQISTAVSDGTVAALAVNDYLKLHK comes from the coding sequence ATGTCATATCGAGTAGATGCCAAGAACGATCTTTTTGATCTAGTTATTATTGGTAGTGGACCAGCTGGAATTACAGCTGGAATTTATGCAAAAAGAGCAAACATTAATGTTTGTGTTGTTGAAGGTTCAGCACCTGGGGGAAAAATTTTAAAAACTGGTTTTATTGATAACTACCCTGGTTTTGAATCAATTAAGGGTCCTGATTTGGCCGTTAATATGTTTAGCCATCTAAATAGTTTATCAGTGCCATTCTTTTATTCAAAAGTAAGCACTGTTGAAAAACAAGATGGTTATTTCTTAACTTATCTAGAAGATGGTAAGACTTTAATTTCTAAAACAGTAATCGTTGCAACTGGAACAACTGAAAAACGTTTAGGAATTGAAGGTGATGAAAAGTATGAATCAAAAGGAATTTCATACTGCGCCATCTGTGATGGACCATTATATAAATCTCGCGATGTTGCTGTTGTGGGTGGTGGTAATGGTGCGATCGAAGAAGCGATGTATCTATCAGGATTCTGTAATAAAGTTTATGTAATTCACCGTCGAGATGAATTTAGAGCTGATAGCATTGCTGTTGAAAAACTAAAAGAAAAAGCTAACGTTGAATTTATCTTATCAAGCGTTGTTGATAGTTATATTGGTGATAAAACATTAACAGGTTTAAAAGTTAAGAGCTTAAAAACTAATGATGTTTCTGAAATCAAAATTGATTGTTTATTCCCATACATTGGAGCTAATCCCAACGCTAGCTTTTTAAAACCACTTAATGTTTTAAATGATGAAGGTTATATTGTTGTTGATAACAGTATGAAAACAAGCGTTGAAGGTCTATTTGGTGCTGGGGATTGTGTTCAGAAGAAAATTCGTCAGATCTCAACAGCCGTATCAGATGGAACTGTTGCAGCATTAGCTGTTAATGACTATTTAAAATTACATAAATAA
- a CDS encoding winged helix-turn-helix domain-containing protein translates to MHNTVLLYIFLKIQSGQWKPGKRIPSERQLSIKFGISRNLIRRVFATLCAYNVLDNQSKPGYFVHPNYKTGFFINFLDFNEVVSHDYEELYRTPYTQFDINMFKQLSGKEDFLSSSFSKTDQVVYFDQNKQILYVNQVLLNRKLLVYHNSNTMSFKDFSIFADNGQPVVKHKQITMICNDLAPIKSALPNHKIDDCLVTYGVYFNIEDEILAISKIFHLKSDSKISSLDIKLEYKDNQTSLERLTRK, encoded by the coding sequence ATGCACAATACGGTTTTACTTTATATATTTCTAAAGATTCAGTCAGGACAATGAAAACCTGGTAAGCGAATTCCCTCTGAAAGACAATTATCAATCAAGTTTGGTATTTCTCGTAATTTAATCAGAAGAGTATTTGCAACATTGTGTGCTTATAATGTTTTAGATAATCAATCAAAACCGGGATATTTTGTTCATCCCAACTATAAAACTGGTTTTTTCATTAATTTCTTAGATTTTAACGAAGTTGTCAGTCATGATTATGAGGAACTATATCGCACTCCTTATACCCAGTTTGACATCAATATGTTTAAACAGTTATCTGGAAAAGAAGACTTTTTATCGTCTTCTTTTTCTAAGACTGATCAGGTTGTTTATTTTGATCAAAATAAACAAATCTTATACGTTAATCAGGTGTTATTAAATCGTAAGTTATTGGTTTATCATAATTCAAACACAATGTCTTTTAAGGACTTTTCAATTTTTGCAGATAATGGTCAGCCTGTTGTTAAACACAAACAAATTACGATGATTTGCAATGATCTAGCACCGATTAAATCAGCATTACCAAACCATAAGATTGATGATTGTTTAGTAACTTATGGGGTTTATTTCAACATCGAAGATGAGATCTTAGCCATTAGTAAAATCTTCCATCTAAAATCTGATTCAAAAATCAGTAGTTTAGACATCAAATTAGAATACAAAGATAACCAAACTAGTCTAGAACGACTAACAAGAAAATAA
- the metK gene encoding methionine adenosyltransferase, with product MNSITLKHNRKGIYTAESVGSGHPDKICDQIADSILDACLAQDKNSRVACEVLASNRLIVIGGEITTKAKVDYVNIAWNVVTKLGYDKSSFTIISNINQQSHDIAQSVDQKDNKIGAGDQGITVGYACDETTNKMPLAVMMAHDLVRLAKQLIDDKKFNHANYDMKAQVSLNYLDNNQVELKTILMSVQHDENVDLGVFKLFIKKFIMDEIATKYGFDKKYEALINPSGLFISGGPIADTGLTGRKLLVDSFGIYAHHGGGAYSGKDYTKVDRSGAYYARWIAKHIIEAKLASECEVIISWAIGVEKPLDIVVNCFNTNTIDIQKINKIVKSTFNHTVSEIIDLLKLKDTKYADLAVYGHFGKSKSKYNFENTIYLNEILDKVNK from the coding sequence ATGAATAGTATTACTCTTAAACATAATAGAAAAGGAATATACACTGCTGAAAGTGTGGGCAGTGGTCATCCTGACAAGATCTGTGACCAGATTGCAGATAGCATTCTAGATGCATGTTTAGCTCAAGATAAAAACAGCCGTGTGGCTTGTGAAGTATTAGCTTCTAATCGTTTAATTGTGATTGGTGGTGAAATTACTACTAAAGCTAAGGTTGATTATGTAAATATTGCTTGAAATGTTGTAACAAAATTAGGATATGACAAATCTAGTTTTACGATTATTTCTAACATCAACCAACAATCACATGATATTGCTCAATCAGTAGATCAAAAAGATAATAAGATCGGAGCTGGTGATCAAGGGATCACAGTTGGTTATGCGTGTGATGAAACAACCAATAAAATGCCATTAGCCGTAATGATGGCTCATGATTTAGTGCGTTTAGCTAAACAACTAATTGATGATAAAAAATTCAACCATGCTAATTATGATATGAAAGCTCAAGTGAGCTTAAATTATTTAGATAACAACCAAGTTGAATTAAAAACAATTTTAATGTCAGTTCAACATGATGAAAATGTTGATCTAGGTGTATTTAAACTTTTTATTAAAAAGTTTATTATGGATGAAATTGCAACCAAATATGGCTTTGATAAAAAATATGAAGCACTAATCAACCCATCAGGTTTATTTATCAGTGGTGGACCAATTGCTGATACTGGATTAACAGGTAGAAAACTATTAGTTGATAGTTTTGGAATTTATGCTCACCACGGTGGTGGTGCTTATAGTGGTAAAGATTACACCAAAGTTGATCGTTCAGGTGCTTATTATGCACGTTGGATTGCTAAACACATTATTGAAGCAAAACTAGCTAGTGAATGTGAAGTAATCATTTCATGAGCAATTGGTGTAGAAAAACCATTAGATATTGTTGTAAATTGTTTTAATACCAACACAATTGATATTCAAAAAATCAATAAGATTGTTAAATCAACCTTCAACCACACTGTTTCAGAAATTATTGATCTTTTAAAATTAAAAGATACTAAGTATGCTGATTTAGCAGTATATGGACATTTTGGTAAATCTAAGTCTAAATACAATTTTGAAAACACAATTTATCTAAACGAAATCTTAGATAAGGTTAATAAGTAA
- the tsaD gene encoding tRNA (adenosine(37)-N6)-threonylcarbamoyltransferase complex transferase subunit TsaD: MGSKVILGIESSCDDLSIAIAIDNQIITTKTKSSSSVHANYGGVVPEIAARYHEEILHQTLFEALNEAKVDINDIDIIAYTKNPGLLGCLHVAKVFATTLGYLLDVDVVGINHLYGHLFSATIDDNSPNHRHDEVKYPALGLVVSGGHTSIYHIQSANDIKLLDETLDDAIGEVYDKVGRELDLKYPAGPMIDQMFDVNKAKSIQFLKNNKLSSFSYSGFKSAVLRYIQQHKNQPDFDKVAVLSSFQKFIIDDLIQRVKEQIKNQAVQYQTILLGGGVSANSYLRQQINELKIKPLIPKKMYTGDNAAMIVNYLITNLMDN; this comes from the coding sequence ATGGGCTCCAAAGTCATTTTAGGCATTGAATCTAGTTGTGATGATTTATCAATTGCTATAGCAATTGATAATCAAATCATAACTACCAAAACCAAATCATCATCAAGTGTACATGCTAATTACGGTGGCGTAGTGCCAGAAATTGCCGCACGCTATCACGAAGAGATATTGCACCAAACTTTATTTGAAGCATTAAATGAAGCAAAGGTTGATATTAATGATATTGACATCATTGCATATACAAAAAATCCAGGCTTATTAGGTTGTTTACATGTGGCAAAAGTATTTGCGACAACCTTAGGTTATTTATTAGATGTTGATGTTGTTGGCATTAATCATTTATACGGTCATTTGTTTTCAGCAACAATTGATGACAATTCACCAAACCATCGCCATGATGAAGTTAAATACCCAGCCCTAGGTTTAGTGGTATCTGGTGGTCATACTTCGATTTATCATATTCAATCAGCTAATGACATTAAGTTGTTAGATGAAACCTTAGACGATGCGATTGGTGAAGTGTATGATAAAGTTGGTCGTGAGTTGGATTTAAAATACCCAGCTGGACCAATGATTGATCAAATGTTTGATGTTAATAAAGCTAAAAGCATCCAATTTTTAAAGAATAACAAATTATCTTCTTTTAGTTACTCAGGTTTTAAATCTGCAGTTTTAAGATACATCCAACAACACAAAAACCAACCTGATTTTGATAAAGTAGCAGTGCTATCTTCATTTCAAAAATTCATTATTGATGACTTAATACAACGGGTTAAAGAACAAATCAAAAACCAAGCAGTTCAATATCAAACCATCTTATTAGGTGGTGGAGTAAGTGCTAATAGTTATCTGCGCCAACAAATTAATGAATTAAAGATCAAACCGTTGATTCCTAAAAAGATGTATACTGGTGATAACGCAGCCATGATTGTGAATTATTTAATTACCAACCTCATGGATAACTAA
- a CDS encoding spermidine/putrescine ABC transporter substrate-binding protein, translating to MKKRFKLLFSGLLLPAFILSSCQASNNENLLNKKFVYANFESYMSPKLMSKIRNENTNLQFDFVSSNENLMTNFKNKTYTIGTASTYAVIDLIEQGILQPIDWTKFNLSYLNDENELIKINNANDALGLFTDQVQQILTSYSIKNQPINLLEYSVPYFFQSFVFAYRGEVIDQLVDHQSNWSDIIKTISSDQYKDRFSDNKLGIVEDERSIYSVANLIKTQNDAQPTVNPLDTQIQTNDFSEVYQYIASAGLNANNFVTGTRSTALLNSDSAVILNNLASKRINGAIMFNGDAIYAAQGGEFLKDEDKPTSEDFHIVTPKQTPLALDLITINKLNIDQYPELLNQSYDVIKQVALEGVDQTNDDFVAEVEDSDPDDPEYKYGPLDNFNFVQYTSPLRKISQPETGIVDEQEWFDETNSDEIKALQTQNKEKQEEIRKLQSEIESLQNDLNNNQLQDELTAEQQDQIEQKIQTLIEKLEQLTNELKELTTHLTNLRQQLQKAEDNKKLSELIKSAYYIKDIKNVNNFIEAPINDLQKASLINAYVRFKETSWK from the coding sequence ATGAAAAAACGTTTTAAATTATTATTTTCTGGTTTATTATTGCCAGCATTTATCTTATCTAGTTGTCAAGCATCAAACAACGAAAACTTATTAAATAAGAAGTTTGTGTATGCTAATTTTGAATCATACATGTCACCAAAACTAATGAGCAAAATTCGCAATGAAAACACCAACTTGCAATTTGATTTTGTTTCATCAAATGAAAATTTGATGACTAATTTTAAGAATAAAACTTATACGATTGGCACAGCTTCAACGTATGCTGTTATTGATTTAATTGAACAAGGAATCTTACAACCAATCGATTGAACGAAGTTTAATTTAAGTTATCTTAATGATGAAAATGAATTGATAAAAATTAATAATGCTAATGACGCGTTGGGATTATTTACTGATCAAGTTCAACAAATTTTAACGAGTTATTCGATTAAAAATCAACCAATTAACTTACTAGAATATTCAGTTCCTTATTTTTTTCAATCATTTGTTTTTGCTTACCGTGGTGAAGTAATTGATCAACTAGTTGATCATCAAAGCAATTGGTCTGATATTATTAAAACCATCAGTTCAGATCAATACAAAGATCGTTTTAGTGATAACAAATTAGGAATTGTTGAAGATGAACGTTCAATTTATTCAGTGGCTAATTTGATTAAAACCCAAAATGATGCTCAACCAACCGTTAATCCATTAGATACGCAAATTCAAACTAACGATTTTAGTGAAGTTTATCAATACATTGCATCAGCAGGATTGAATGCTAATAATTTTGTAACAGGTACTAGATCAACCGCATTATTAAACTCAGATTCAGCGGTTATTTTAAACAATTTAGCTTCTAAAAGAATTAATGGTGCAATCATGTTTAATGGTGATGCAATTTATGCTGCTCAAGGTGGTGAGTTTTTAAAAGATGAAGACAAACCAACCAGTGAAGATTTTCATATCGTTACGCCAAAACAAACACCATTAGCATTAGATTTAATTACGATTAACAAACTAAATATTGATCAATATCCAGAATTATTAAACCAAAGCTATGATGTGATTAAACAAGTAGCACTTGAAGGTGTTGATCAAACAAATGATGATTTTGTTGCTGAAGTTGAAGATAGTGATCCAGATGATCCTGAATACAAATACGGACCATTAGATAACTTTAATTTTGTGCAATACACTTCACCATTAAGAAAGATTTCTCAACCAGAAACAGGGATCGTTGATGAACAAGAATGGTTTGATGAAACTAATAGTGATGAAATAAAAGCGCTACAAACTCAAAACAAAGAAAAACAAGAAGAAATCAGAAAGCTTCAATCAGAGATTGAAAGCTTACAGAATGATCTAAATAACAATCAATTACAAGATGAATTAACTGCTGAACAACAAGATCAAATTGAACAAAAAATTCAAACTTTAATTGAAAAATTAGAACAACTAACTAACGAACTAAAAGAACTAACCACACACTTAACTAATTTAAGACAACAATTGCAAAAAGCAGAAGATAATAAAAAACTAAGTGAACTAATTAAGTCAGCATATTACATTAAAGATATAAAAAATGTTAATAACTTCATTGAAGCTCCAATTAATGATTTACAAAAAGCCAGTTTAATTAATGCTTATGTTCGTTTTAAAGAAACTAGCTGAAAATAA